A single Argentina anserina chromosome 7, drPotAnse1.1, whole genome shotgun sequence DNA region contains:
- the LOC126802283 gene encoding protein EXORDIUM-like 3, which produces MRRSPAPVLLALITLLTLVLSAASWRPWPHLKANHTDLVLGNNKKFEGSSEFVHLKYHMGPVLTADITVHTIWYGTWQRRQKKIIREFISSISAADSKPPSVAGWWKTVQLYTDQTGRNISRTVRLGAEKNDRFYSHGKSLTRLSIQSVIKSAVTAKTRPLPTNPQGGLYLLLTSDDVTVQDFCGQVCGFHYFTFPSIVGYTLPYAWVGNSAKQCPGICAYPFAVPTYMPGLKPLKSPNGDVGVEGMISVIAHEIAELASNPLVNAWYAGPDPIAPVEIADLCEGIYGTGGGGSYTGQLMGDHDGATYNMNGIRRKFLVQWVWSHVLSYCTGPNALDQ; this is translated from the coding sequence ATGCGCCGGTCACCGGCTCCAGTGCTCCTTGCCTTGATAACCCTACTCACCCTTGTCCTCTCCGCCGCTTCTTGGCGGCCATGGCCTCATCTCAAGGCCAACCACACCGACCTCGTCCTCGGCAACAATAAAAAGTTCGAAGGCTCCTCCGAGTTCGTCCACCTTAAGTACCACATGGGCCCGGTCCTCACCGCCGACATAACCGTCCACACAATCTGGTACGGCACGTGGCAGCGCCGCCAGAAGAAGATCATACGTGAATTCATCAGCTCCATCTCCGCCGCCGACTCCAAGCCCCCCTCCGTCGCCGGCTGGTGGAAGACCGTCCAGCTCTACACCGACCAGACCGGCCGGAACATCTCCCGCACTGTCCGCCTCGGCGCCGAGAAGAACGACCGCTTCTATTCACACGGCAAGTCCCTCACCCGCCTCTCCATCCAGTCCGTCATCAAGTCCGCCGTCACAGCCAAAACCCGCCCCTTGCCCACCAACCCACAGGGAGGCCTCTACCTCCTCCTGACGTCAGACGACGTCACCGTCCAGGACTTCTGCGGCCAGGTCTGCGGCTTCCACTACTTCACCTTCCCGTCCATTGTTGGCTACACTCTGCCGTACGCTTGGGTCGGAAACTCGGCAAAGCAATGCCCCGGGATATGTGCGTACCCGTTTGCCGTGCCGACGTACATGCCGGGATTAAAGCCGTTGAAGTCGCCGAACGGTGACGTCGGCGTGGAGGGGATGATTAGTGTTATAGCTCACGAGATTGCGGAGCTGGCCAGCAACCCTCTAGTGAACGCTTGGTACGCCGGCCCAGACCCCATTGCTCCGGTAGAGATTGCCGACCTATGTGAGGGGATCTACGGCACTGGAGGAGGGGGGTCGTACACGGGGCAGCTGATGGGCGACCACGATGGCGCCACGTACAACATGAACGGAATCCGGCGAAAGTTTTTGGTTCAGTGGGTTTGGAGTCACGTTTTAAGTTACTGTACTGGACCTAATGCGCTCGACCAGTAA
- the LOC126803813 gene encoding uncharacterized protein LOC126803813, whose amino-acid sequence MASLFTLHYPPSLFSSHRTLLHSPKRRRFRAHISVNAASKTGAAVVWLKHDLRVDDHPALLAAADHSGAIPLYVFDHRILSRFEDERLEMVVVALEDLRKCLRDKGTNLMVRFGNAENVIQEIVEKVRSVSAVYAEEEVEYGLREMVGAVKDRLGAMQPSAPEFVLWRTPFYDVKSLKDIPDSYKDFTKLRLPIKMPLPPATFSGSAVELDWGPMPTFGDLKKFVDANPCKMQERWTSIKVQSKIRDEVFVTTKGKSMGGQTSTVLNSLGAYLRYLDGESRDDFWQKVHERMPYAESRDGASFNTLFGTALSLGILSRRRVYFEAIKHNKERNRGFLSPFGSGATISAAVDSVCSMEWYWLVALKSQMSDNRKHHIRIWRWKGYLIQYTVVGHEGPAILLVHGFGAFLEHYRDNIDCIAEGGNRVWAITILGFGKSEKPNVVYTELLWSEMLRDFILEVVGEPVHLVGNSIGGYIIAIVACLWPALANSVVLINSGGEIIPYFSAPFTKERRTSGTSWLGARFLLFYLRFQLKDIVQKCYPNKTERADNWLIDEMLRASYDPGVAVVLESVFSFNLSLPLNYLLKEFKEKVLIIQGMRDPISNSKSKVAMIKEHCDGFLIKELDAGHCPHDELPEEVNSVICEWVVTLSSRRPVGSLSRNLM is encoded by the exons ATGGCTTCACTCTTCACTCTCCACTACCCTCCCTCGCTTTTCTCCTCCCATAGAACCCTCCTTCACTCGCcaaaacgacgccgttttCGAGCTCATATCTCAGTCAACGCCGCATCGAAGACCGGCGCCGCCGTCGTTTGGCTGAAGCACGACCTCCGAGTCGACGATCATCCAGCTCTCCTCGCCGCCGCTGACCACTCCGGAGCTATTCCTCTCTATGTCTTCGACCACCGTATTCTCTCCC GGTTTGAAGATGAAAGGCTGGAAATGGTGGTGGTTGCTTTGGAAGATTTGAGAAAGTGTTTGAGAGATAAAGGTACGAACTTGATGGTGAGATTTGGGAATGCAGAGAATGTGATACAAGAGATTGTGGAAAAG GTTCGGAGTGTGAGCGCTGTGTATGCcgaggaggaggtggagtaTGGTTTAAGGGAGATGGTTGGTGCTGTCAAGGACAGATTGGGAGCAATGCAGCCTTCTGCGCCAGAGTTTGTGCTGTGGAGGACGCCGTTTTATGATGTGAAG AGCTTGAAGGACATTCCTGATTCCTACAAGGACTTTACTAAACTTCGGTTGCCGATAAAAATGCCGCTTCCGCCAGCTACATTTTCCGGTAGTGCAGTGGAGTTGGACTGGG GTCCTATGCCGACATTCGGTGATTTGAAAAAGTTTGTAGATGCAAATCCATGCAAAATGCAAGAGAGGTGGACTTCAATCAAG GTCCAGTCAAAGATTCGTGATGAAGTATTTGTCACCACTAAAGGAAAATCTATGGGAGGTCAGACAAGCACAGTATTGAATTCTTTGGGTGCATACTTGAGATACTTGGATGGTGAATCACGGGATGACTTCTGGCAGAA GGTGCATGAAAGGATGCCCTATGCTGAAAGCCGGGATGGAGCTTCATTTAATACTCTCTTTGGTACGGCCCTTTCTCTTGGCATCCTATCCAGGAGGAGAGTATATTTTGAAGCTATCAAACACAATAAAGAACGAAACCGTGGATTTCTATCTCCTTTTGGTTCAGGGGCAACAATTTCTGCAGCTGTTGATTCAGTGTGCTCAATGGAG TGGTATTGGCTTGTGGCTCTCAAAAGTCAGATGAGTGACAATAGAAAACATCATATTCGTATCTGGAGATGGAAAGGCTATCTAATTCAG TATACAGTTGTTGGTCATGAAGGCCCCGCTATTCTGCTTGTGCATGGTTTTGGAGCCTTTCTGGAGCATTACCGTGACAACATAGATTGCATTGCTGAAGGTGGAAACCGAGTTTGGGCCATTACAATATTAGGATTTGGGAAATCAGAGAAGCCAAATGTTGTGTACACGGAACTCCTGTGGTCTGAAATGCTTAGAGATTTCATTCTTGAAGTTGTGGGTGAACCGGTGCATCTTGTAGGGAACTCAATTGGCG GTTATATTATCGCAATTGTTGCTTGTCTTTGGCCTGCTCTGGCCAATTCTGTTGTTCTTATTAATAGTGGGGGTGAGATTATTCCATACTTCTCTGCGCCATTCACTAAA GAAAGAAGAACGTCAGGGACTTCGTGGCTGGgtgctcgattccttttgttttacctAAGGTTTCAACTCAAAGACATAGTTCAGAAGTGCTATCCAAAT AAAACAGAGCGAGCGGACAACTGGCTTATTGATGAAATGCTAAGAGCA TCATATGATCCTGGGGTGGCAGTGGTCCTAGAAAGCGTTTTTAGCTTCAATCTCTCACTTCCTCTTAACTATCTTCTAAAAGAATTCAAGGAAAAGGTTCTCATTATCCAG GGAATGAGAGATCCAATATCCAACTCCAAATCAAAAGTGGCTATGATCAAAGAGCATTGTGATGGGTTCTTAATCAAGGAATTGGATGCTG GTCATTGTCCTCATGACGAACTGCCGGAGGAAGTTAATTCAGTTATCTGTGAATGGGTA
- the LOC126802958 gene encoding protein LPA2, with the protein MALSYHLLPQLRLTKTARFNVRCETPPTEASEVPAKKPSSQGMGFGSSASSGENSSVDSKQKKAGRAKIIRRSPVEKPVLFSEEEEAKANEMGSNEGAFVVAWLGLGGVILVEGLALATSGFLPEEWDKLFVKYLYPSFTPTVLLFLAGTTAYGVIKYLQNEKLKDQK; encoded by the exons ATGGCGCTATCctatcatcttcttcctcagcTCCGATTGACCAAAACGGCGCGTTTCAATGTGAGGTGCGAGACCCCACCTACAGAGGCGTCGGAGGTCCCGGCGAAGAAACCCAGTTCGCAGGGGATGGGATTCGGGTCGTCGGCGAGTTCTGGGGAAAATTCGAGTGTGGATTCGAAGCAGAAGAAGGCGGGGAGGGCTAAGATTATACGGCGGTCGCCGGTGGAGAAGCCGGTGCTGTTTAGCGAGGAGGAAGAGGCTAAGGCGAATGAGATGGGGAGTAATGAGGGTGCTTTTGTTGTGGCTTGGTTGGGGCTTGGTGGTGTGATTCTGGTTGAAGGTCTTGCTCTTGCTACTTCAG GCTTCCTTCCAGAAGAGTGGGATAAATTGTTTGTGAAGTATTTATATCCATCTTTTACGCCAACAGTCCTCTTGTTTCTTGCTGGAACAACCGCATATGGAGTAATAAAGTACCTGCAGAATGAGAAACTGAAAGATCAGAAATGA